Proteins encoded within one genomic window of Brassica rapa cultivar Chiifu-401-42 chromosome A09, CAAS_Brap_v3.01, whole genome shotgun sequence:
- the LOC103840813 gene encoding thiamine biosynthetic bifunctional enzyme BTH1, chloroplastic, with the protein MQSLGGIRSWPATWRTTTASMTTTTTESVRKVAQVLTVAGSDSGAGAGIQADIKVCAARGVYCASVITAVTAQNTRGVQSVHLLPPDSVSEQLKSVLSDFEVDVVKTGMLPSPEIVEVLLQNLSEYPVRALVVDPVMVSTSGHVLAGSSILSIFRERLLPLADIITPNVKEASALLGGVRIQTVAEMRSAAKSLHQMGPRFVLVKGGDLPDSSDSVDVYFDGNEFHELHSPRIATRNTHGTGCTLASCIAAELAKGSNMLSAVKVAKRFVDTALNYSKDIVIGGGMQGPFDHFLSLKDPQSYRQSTFKPDDLFLYAVTDSRMNKKWNRSIVDAVKAAIEGGATIIQLREKEAETREFLEEAKSCVDICRSNGVCLLINDRIDIAIACDADGVHVGQSDMPVDLVRSLLGPDKIIGVSCKTQEQAHQAWKDGADYIGSGGVFPTNTKANNRTIGLDGLREVCKASKLPVVAIGGIGISNAESVMRIGEPNLKGVAVVSALFDQECVLSQAKKLHKTLTESKREH; encoded by the exons ATGCAAAGCCTGGGAGGGATTAGGAGCTGGCCGGCGACTTGGAGAACCACGACGGCGTCTATGACGACGACAACGACGGAGAGCGTCAGAAAAGTTGCGCAGGTACTAACCGTCGCAGGATCAGATTCCGGCGCCGGAGCAGGAATCCAAGCCGACATAAAAGTCTGCGCGGCTCGCGGCGTCTATTGCGCTTCCGTGATAACCGCCGTCACAGCTCAGAACACTCGCGGCGTTCAATCTGTTCATCTTCTCCCTCCGGACTCCGTCTCCGAGCAGCTAAAATCAGTCCTTTCCGACTTCGAAGTCGACGTC GTGAAGACTGGGATGCTTCCTTCTCCTGAGATCGTTGAAGTTCTTCTCCAGAATCTTTCAGAGTATCCTGTCCGTG CTTTGGTTGTTGATCCTGTGATGGTATCAACTAGTGGGCATGTTCTTGCTGGTTCTTCTATCCTCTCCATCTTTCG AGAGAGATTGCTTCCACTTGCTGACATTATAACACCAAATGTGAAAGAAGCATCTGCTTTGCTTGGTGGTGTTCGGATTCAGACTGTTGCAGAGATGCGGTCTGCTGCAAAATCGTTGCATCAAATGGGTCCTAG ATTTGTACTAGTCAAAGGTGGTGATCTTCCTGACTCATCAGATTCAGTGGATGTTTACTTTGATG GCAATGAGTTTCATGAACTCCACTCTCCTCGCATAGCTACAAGAAATACTCATGGGACTGGTTGCACTTTGGCTTCATGTATTGCAGCTGAGCTTGCTAAAGGCTCTAACATGCTCTCTGCCGTGAAG GTGGCTAAACGCTTCGTAGATACTGCCCTAAACTATAGCAAAGATATTGTGATCGGCGGTGGCATGCAAGGACCCTTTGACCACTTCTTGAGTCTCAAGGATCCTCAAAGCTATCGACAAAGCACATTCAAGCCAGATGACCTGTTTCTATACGCCGTTACAGATTCCAGAATGAACAAAAAATGGAACCGATCCATTGTGGATGCCGTGAAAGCTGCTATAGAAGGAGGAGCCACAATCATACAGCTGAG GGAGAAAGAAGCTGAAACTCGGGAGTTTCTCGAAGAAGCAAAGTCGTGTGTGGACATATGCAGGTCCAACGGAGTTTGTTTGCTGATAAACGACAGGATCGACATTGCCATTGCTTGTGATGCTGATGGAGTCCATGTCGGCCAATCAGACATGCCGGTTGATCTAGTACGGTCTCTTCTTGGCCCGGACAAGATCATAGGGGTCTCATGTAAGACGCAAGAACAAGCCCACCAAGCTTGGAAAGATGGTGCAGACTACATTGGGTCAGGAGGAGTTTTTCCAACGAACACGAAGGCCAACAATCGTACCATAGGGCTTGATGGACTCAGAGAAGTATGTAAGGCATCAAAGTTGCCTGTGGTTGCTATTGGAGGGATTGGAATCTCAAATGCTGAGTCTGTTATGAGGATAGGTGAACCGAATCTAAAAGGAGTAGCGGTCGTGTCAGCTTTGTTTGACCAAGAGTGTGTTTTGAGTCAAGCCAAGAAGTTGCATAAAACGCTTACAGAGAGCAAAAGGGAACATTGA
- the LOC103840808 gene encoding pentatricopeptide repeat-containing protein At1g22960, mitochondrial, translating into MILCLRLCRRASRSFSSTSTSSTSSLSKLRFLFLPSSPPNPESHYAHLILTSRSFNPNRKWSPHQFHPLVTDPDLLIRVLNMIREKPEIAFHFFKWLQSQRDLKQSSLAFAALLEILVENDLMSKARWVAERSIDLGMHEIYDLLIDLSVVDKGIACKILDLLLWVYTKKSMVKHCLLSFEKMISKGFLPSVRICNLVLRLLRDKKMVNEAQEVYRKMVGHGITPTVVTVNTMLDTCFKAGDLVKVPEIVSEMEREVVPNVITFNTMLDSCFKAGDLRKVAKILSEMERREVDATEVTYNILINGFSKNGKMEEARRFHGDMRRSGFPVTTYSFNPLIEGYCKQGLFDEAWEVVELMLDAGVSPTASTYNIYIRALWEFRRTDDARRVLLGMAAPDVVSYNTLMHGYVKLRKIREAFLLFGELIVRNIRPSVVTYNTLMDGLCESGDLETAQRLKAEMSRQRIDPDVKTYTTLVKGFVKKGNLSMATATYDEMLEKGIKPDRYACTTRLVGELQLGDKDKAFRLQEEMVAKDHNARDLISYNVCIDGLCKVGDLERAIEFQRKIYRDGLVPDHVTYTTVIRAYLEKGRFKMAKVLYQEMLRKKLSPSVVTYFVLIHGHAKVGRLQQAFQYSGEMEKRDVRPNVMTCNALLHGICKAGEIDEAYRYFRKMEEDGIRPNKYSYTMLINKNSDLGKWEEVVELYKEMLDKEIEPDAYTRWALFKHLDKDHASREVEFLEKILRS; encoded by the coding sequence ATGATCCTATGTCTCCGCCTCTGCCGCAGAGCTTCCAGATCCTTCTCCTCCACTTCCACTTCCAGCACCAGCTCCCTCTCTAAGCTACGCTTCCTCTTTCTACCATCCTCTCCTCCCAACCCTGAGTCCCATTACGCTCATCTCATTTTGACTTCCCGCAGCTTCAATCCCAATCGCAAGTGGTCTCCCCACCAGTTCCATCCCCTCGTTACTGACCCCGATCTTCTAATTAGAGTCCTCAACATGATTCGCGAGAAGCCCGAGATCGCTTTCCACTTCTTCAAGTGGCTACAGAGCCAGCGCGATCTCAAACAGTCATCCCTCGCCTTCGCTGCTTTGCTCGAGATCTTGGTTGAGAATGATCTCATGAGCAAAGCCCGTTGGGTCGCTGAGAGGAGCATCGATCTCGGTATGCACGAAATTTACGATCTTTTGATAGATTTGAGTGTTGTTGATAAAGGCATTGCTTGCAAGATTCTTGATCTGTTGTTGTGGGTTTACACCAAGAAGTCTATGGTGAAGCATTGTTTGTTGAGCTTCGAGAAGATGATTAGTAAAGGCTTCTTGCCTAGCGTTAGAATCTGTAACTTAGTTTTGAGGCTTCTTAGGGATAAAAAGATGGTTAACGAGGCTCAAGAGGTTTATAGGAAGATGGTGGGGCACGGTATTACGCCGACGGTTGTCACTGTTAACACTATGTTGGACACTTGTTTCAAGGCTGGTGATTTGGTTAAAGTTCCGGAGATTGTGTCTGAGATGGAGAGGGAAGTTGTGCCTAACGTTATCACGTTTAACACTATGTTGGATTCTTGTTTCAAGGCGGGGGATTTGCGGAAAGTGGCCAAGATTTTGTCTGAGATGGAGAGAAGAGAGGTTGATGCTACTGAGGTGACTTATAATATACTGATTAACGGATTCTCCAAGAATGGTAAGATGGAGGAAGCTAGGCGGTTTCACGGAGATATGCGAAGATCTGGATTCCCTGTGACAACTTACTCGTTTAACCCTTTGATTGAAGGGTACTGCAAACAAGGCTTGTTTGATGAAGCGTGGGAGGTTGTTGAGCTTATGCTCGATGCGGGTGTTTCTCCAACCGCATCtacttataatatttatatacgcGCGCTCTGGGAGTTTAGAAGAACAGACGATGCTAGAAGGGTGCTGCTTGGTATGGCAGCTCCTGATGTTGTGTCTTATAACACTCTGATGCATGGATACGTTAAGTTGAGGAAGATTAGAGAGGCTTTTCTCTTGTTTGGTGAGCTGATTGTTAGGAACATCCGTCCCAGCGTTGTCACTTACAATACTCTAATGGATGGTCTTTGCGAGTCAGGGGATTTGGAAACTGCTCAGAGGTTAAAAGCAGAGATGTCCAGGCAAAGGATTGATCCTGATGTGAAGACGTACACCACTCTTGTAAAAGGATTCGTCAAGAAAGGGAATCTATCTATGGCTACTGCAACTTACGATGAGATGTTGGAGAAAGGGATCAAGCCTGATAGATATGCATGCACTACAAGGCTCGTGGGTGAGCTACAGCTTGGAGATAAAGACAAAGCGTTTCGTCTGCAGGAAGAGATGGTGGCTAAGGATCATAACGCTCGAGATCTGATTAGTTATAACGTTTGTATAGATGGTCTTTGCAAGGTTGGGGATCTGGAGAGAGCGATTGAGTTTCAGCGGAAGATTTATAGAGATGGTCTCGTCCCTGATCATGTTACTTACACCACGGTTATTCGTGCTTATCTGGAGAAGGGACGGTTTAAGATGGCCAAAGTCTTGTATCAAGAGATGCTGAGGAAAAAGTTATCTCCCTCTGTGGTTACCTACTTTGTGTTGATTCATGGTCATGCCAAAGTGGGGAGGCTACAGCAAGCCTTTCAGTATTCTGGCGAGATGGAAAAGAGAGACGTTCGTCCAAATGTCATGACGTGCAACGCTCTTCTACATGGCATCTGCAAAGCTGGTGAGATAGATGAAGCTTACAGATACTTCCGCAAGATGGAAGAAGACGGAATTCGGCCGAACAAATACAGCTACACCATGCTTATAAACAAGAACTCTGACCTTGGTAAATGGGAAGAGGTTGTCGAGTTGTATAAAGAGATGCTAGATAAAGAGATTGAGCCGGATGCTTACACGCGCTGGGCCTTGTTCAAGCATTTGGACAAAGACCATGCGTCACGAGAGGTTGAGTTCCTTGAAAAGATATTACGCAGTTGA
- the LOC103840812 gene encoding uncharacterized PKHD-type hydroxylase At1g22950, giving the protein MALDSSGKQQQQRPRPPSSKTRDARLKLRRTPNEEHEPENYEDLPLDFSPALFSSLERYLPEKILNSTRIEKARFMSELLQSYSPATELNRIQRHREYRQRILSSYQRLHGDIYTLDPARFFVPSFLDAVSQPSEERFRSMIVPSAPGIYTFDMLQPRFCEMLLAEVEHMEKWVYDSRSTIMRPNTMNRFGVVLDDFGFESMLQKLVDDFISPISQFLFPEVCGTGLDSHHGFIVEYGKDRDTDLGFHVDDSEVSLNVCLGKQFSGGELYFRGVRCDHHVNSESVENENYDYSHVPGRAILHLGRHRHGAKATTSGHRVNLILWCRSSTFREMKSYQSDFSSWCGGCKVDRQNRMQASVKATMELLNRRTAEKTLVELSSTPPAD; this is encoded by the exons ATGGCTCTCGATTCTTCAGGCAAACAGCAGCAGCAGCGACCTCGACCACCCTCCTCCAAAACCCGCGACGCAAGATTGAAGCTTCGGAGAACCCCTAACGAAGAGCACGAGCCGGAGAACTATGAGGATCTACCGCTTGATTTCAGCCCGGCTCTGTTCAGCTCGCTCGAGCGCTACTTGCCGGAGAAGATTCTCAATTCCACAAGAATCGAAAAGGCTCGCTTCATGAGTGAGCTTCTTCAAAGTTACTCCCCTGCCACTGAGCTTAACCGG ATTCAGAGGCATAGAGAGTACAGACAGAGGATCTTGTCTTCGTACCAG CGTCTGCATGGAGATATCTATACTCTTGACCCTGCTAGGTTCTTCGTACCTTCGTTTCTTGATGCTGTTAGTCAGCCCTCGGAGGAGAGGTTTAGAAGCATGATTGTTCCATCTGCTCCTGGGATTTACACTTTCGATATGCTCCAGCCACGCTTTTGTGAAATGTTACTTGCTGAG GTTGAACATATGGAGAAATGGGTGTATGATTCAAGATCCACGATAATGAGGCCCAATACTATGAACAGATTTGGTGTTGTCCTTGATGATTTTGGCTTTGAAAGCATGCTTCAGAAGTTGGTTGATGACTTCATTAGTCCTATATCTCAAT TTTTGTTCCCGGAAGTCTGTGGAACCGGTTTAGATTCTCACCATGGCTTTATTGTTGAGTATGGAAAAGACAGGGACACTGATCTTG GGTTCCATGTGGATGACTCAGAGGTTTCTTTGAATGTCTGCTTGGGTAAACAATTTTCTGGTGGGGAGCTTTACTTCCGAGGTGTGAGATGTGATCACCATGTGAATTCCGAAAGCgttgaaaat GAAAATTATGATTACTCTCATGTACCTGGACGAGCCATTCTTCATCTTGGACGTCACCGCCATGGTGCTAAAGCTACGACTTCTGGACACCGTGTCAACTTGATTCTGTGGTGCAGAAG CTCAACGTTTCGAGAGATGAAGAGTTATCAAAGTGATTTCTCAAGTTGGTGCGGAGGATGCAAAGTTGATAGACAGAATAGGATGCAAGCGTCAGTTAAAGCAACCATGGAG TTGCTGAATAGGAGAACAGCAGAGAAGACGCTTGTTGAGCTCTCTTCAACCCCACCTGCCGACTAA